One genomic segment of Brassica napus cultivar Da-Ae chromosome A3, Da-Ae, whole genome shotgun sequence includes these proteins:
- the LOC106389664 gene encoding adenosylhomocysteinase 2-like, producing the protein MALLVEKTSSGREYKVKDMSQADFGRLEIELAEVEMPGLVSCRTEFGPSQPLKGARITGSLHMTIQTAVLIETLTALGAEVRWCSCNIFSTQDHAAAAIARDSAAVFAWKGETLQEYWWCTERALDWGPGGGPDLIVDDGGDATLLIHEGVKAEEIFAKTGQVPDPSSTDNPEFQIVLSIIKDGLQVDPKKYHKMKERLVGVSEETTTGVKRLYQMQESGALLFPAINVNDSVTKSKFDNLYGCRHSLPDGLMRATDVMIAGKVAVICGYGDVGKGCAAAMKTAGARVIVTEIDPICALQALMEGLQVLTLEDVVSEADIFCTTTGNKDIIMVDHMRKMKNNAIVCNIGHFDNEIDMQGLETFPGVKRITIKPQTDRWVFPDTKSGIIVLAEGRLMNLGCATGHPSFVMSCSFTNQVIAQLELWNEKSSGKYEKKVYVLPKHLDEKVAALHLGKLGARLTKLTKDQSDYVSIPIEGPYKPGHYRY; encoded by the exons atggCGTTGCTTGTGGAGAAGACGTCGAGTGGCCGTGAGTACAAGGTCAAGGACATGTCTCAGGCCGACTTCGGCCGTCTCGAGATCGAGCTGGCCGAGGTCGAAATGCCTGGGCTCGTCTCTTGCCGCACCGAGTTCGGACCTTCTCAGCCCCTCAAAGGCGCTAGAATCACCGGTTCTCTCCACATGACGATCCAAACCGCCGTTCTCATCGAAACGCTAACCGCTCTTGGCGCTGAGGTCAGGTGGTGCTCATGCAACATCTTCTCCACCCAAGACCACGCCGCCGCCGCCATCGCTCGTGACTCCGCCGCTGTGTTCGCATGGAAAGGAGAGACTCTTCAAGAGTACTGGTGGTGCACGGAGAGGGCTCTCGACTGGGGTCCCGGAGGTGGTCCTGATCTGATCGTTGACGACGGTGGTGACGCCACGCTCTTGATTCACGAAGGAGTTAAGGCTGAGGAGATCTTTGCGAAGACGGGTCAGGTCCCTGATCCGAGTTCTACTGATAATCCTGAGTTTCAGATCGTGTTGTCGATTATTAAAGATGGTCTTCAAGTTGATCCCAAGAAGTATCATAAGATGAAGGAGAGATTGGTTGGTGTTTCGGAGGAGACAACCACTGGTGTTAAGAGGCTTTATCAGATGCAGGAGAGTGGAGCTCTCTTGTTCCCTGCCATTAACGTCAATGACTCTGTCACCAAGAGCAAG TTTGACAACTTGTATGGATGTCGCCACTCTCTCCCTGACGGTCTCATGAGAGCCACTGATGTCATGATCGCCGGAAAGGTCGCTGTTATCTGCGGTTACGGTGATGTCGGAAAGGGCTGTGCCGCAGCCATGAAAACCGCTGGTGCACGTGTGATCGTGACTGAGATAGATCCAATCTGTGCCCTTCAGGCTCTCATGGAAGGCCTCCAAGTCCTAACCCTTGAGGACGTCGTCTCCGAAGCTGACATCTTTTGCACCACCACTGGAAACAAAGACATCATCATGGTCGACCAcatgaggaagatgaagaacaaCGCCATAGTCTGCAACATTGGCCACTTTGACAACGAAATCGATATGCAAGGACTTGAGACCTTCCCTGGTGTGAAACGCATCACCATCAAGCCGCAGACTGATAGGTGGGTGTTCCCCGACACCAAGTCAGGCATCATTGTGCTAGCTGAGGGTCGTTTGATGAACTTGGGATGCGCCACTGGACACCCGAGTTTCGTGATGTCGTGCTCGTTCACCAACCAGGTGATTGCGCAGCTTGAGCTATGGAACGAGAAGTCGAGCGGGAAGTATGAGAAGAAAGTATATGTTTTGCCTAAGCACTTGGACGAGAAGGTTGCTGCACTTCACTTGGGCAAGCTCGGTGCTAGACTCACCAAGCTCACCAAGGACCAATCTGACTATGTCAGCATACCTATTGAAGGTCCTTACAAGCCGGGTCATTACAGGTACTGA